In Kogia breviceps isolate mKogBre1 chromosome 19, mKogBre1 haplotype 1, whole genome shotgun sequence, a single genomic region encodes these proteins:
- the CAMTA2 gene encoding calmodulin-binding transcription activator 2 isoform X1 → MNTKDTTEVAENSHHLKIFLPKKLLECLPRCALLPPERLRWNTNEEIASYLITFEKHDEWLSCAPKTRPQNGSIILYNRKKVKYRKDGYLWKKRKDGKTTREDHMKLKVQGMEPVSWQCLYGCYVHSSIVPTFHRRCYWLLQNPDIVLVHYLNVPALEDCGKGCSPIFCSISSDRREWLKWSREELLGQLKPMFHGIKWSCGNGTEEFSVEQLVQQILDTHPTKPAPRTHACLCSGGLGSGSLTHKCSSTKHRIISPKVEPRALTLTSVPHPHPPEPPPLVAPLPPELPKAHTSPSSSSSSSSSSGFAEPLEIRPSPPTSRGGSSTGGTAILLLTGLEQRTGGLTPTRHLASQADPRPSMSLAVVVGSEPSAPPAPPSPAFDPDRFLNSPQRGQTYGGGQGVSPDFPETEAARTPCPALEPAAALEPQAAARGPPPQPGAGGRRGNCFFIQDDGSGEELKAQGAAPPVPSPPPSPAPSPAPLEPSGRVGRGETLFGGAAGASELEPFGLSSFPDLMGELISDEAPSGPAPAPQLSPALSTITDFSPEWSYPEGGVKVLITGPWTEAAEHYSCVFDHIAVPASLVQPGVLRCYCPAHEVGLVSLQVAGREGPLSASVLFEYRARRFLSLPSTQLDWLSLDDNQFRMSILERLEQMEKRMAEIAAAGQAPYQGPDAPPIQDEGQGPGFEARVVVLVESMIPRSIWRGPERLAHGSPFRGMSLLHLAAAQGYARLIETLSQWRSVETGSLDLEQEVDPLNVDHFSCTPLMWACALGHLEAAVLLFRWNRQALSIPDSLGRLPLSVAHSRGHVRLARCLEELQRQDASAEPPLALSPPSSSPDTGLSSVSSPSELSDGTFSVTSAYSSAPDGSPPPAPLPTSEITMEMVPGQLSSGAPEAPLLLMDYEATNPKGPPPSPPPLPRAPDGGAAPEETDSLPAVDVIPVDMISLAKQIIEATPERIKREDFVGLPEAGAPMRERTGAVGLSETMSWLASYLENVDHFPSSAPPSELPFERGRLAMPPAPSWAEFLSASASGKMESDFALLTLSDHEQRELYEAARVIQTAFRKYKGRRLKEQQEVAAAVIQRCYRKYKQLTWIALKFALYKKMTQAAILIQSKFRSYYEQKRFQQSRRAAVLIQQHYRSYRRRPGPPHRPTGTLPARNKGSFLTKKQDQAARKIMRFLRRCRHRMRELKQNQELEGLPQPGLAT, encoded by the exons ATGAATACCAAGGACACCACGGAGGTTGCTG AGAACAGCCACCACCTGAAGATCTTTCTACCCAAGAAGCTGCTGGAGTGTCTTCCTCGCTGTGCACTGCTGCCTCCAGAGCGGCTACGGTGGAATACAAATGAG GAGATTGCATCCTACTTGATCACCTTCGAGAAGCATGATGAGTGGCTATCCTGTGCGCCCAAGACAAG GCCTCAGAATGGCTCTATTATCCTCTACAACCGCAAGAAGGTGAAATACCGGAAGGATGGTTACCTCTGGAAGAAGCGGAAGGATGGCAAGACCACCCGAGAGGACCACATGAAGCTGAAGGTCCAGGGCATGGAG cctgtctCCTGGCAGTGTCTCTATGGCTGCTACGTTCACTCTTCCATCGTCCCTACATTCCATCGGCGCTGCTACTGGCTGCTCCAG AACCCTGACATCGTCCTTGTGCACTACCTGAACGTCCCAGCCCTGGAGGATTGTGGAAAAGGCTGCAGCCCCATCTTTTGTTCCATCAGCAGCGACCGTCGAGAGTGGCTCAAGTGGTCCCGGGAGGAGCTGTTGGGACAGCTGAAGCCCATGT TTCATGGCATCAAGTGGAGCTGTGGGAACGGGACAGAGGAGTTCTCTGTAGAGCAGCTGGTGCAGCAGATCCTGGACACCCACCCAACCAAGCCTGCACCCCGAActcatgcctgtctctgcagTGGGGGCCTTG GTTCTGGGAGCCTTACCCACAAATGCAGCAGCACGAAACACCGCATCATCTCTCCCAAAGTGGAGCCCCGAGCTTTAACCCTGACCTctgtcccccatccccacccccccgaaCCCCCTCCACTGGTAGCCCCACTTCCCCCAGAGCTCCCCAAGGCACATACCTCCccatcttcttcttcctcttcctcctcttcctccggCTTTGCGGAACCCCTAGAGATCAGACCTAGCCCTCCCACCTCCCGAGGGGGTTCTTCGACAGGAGGCACCGCTATCCTCCTCCTGACAGGACTGGAGCAGCGAACTGGGGGCTTGACGCCCACCAGGCACTTGGCTTCCCAGGCCGATCCTAGGCCTTCCATGAGCTTGGCTGTAGTCGTAGGCTCTGAGCCCTCTGCCCCGCCagctcctcccagccctgcctttgacCCGGATCGTTTTCTCAACAGCCCACAGAGGGGCCAGACATATGGAGGAGGGCAGGGGGTAAGCCCAGACTTCCCTGAGACAGAGGCCGCCCGTACCCCCTGTCCTGCCCTAGAGCCCGCggctgccctggagccccaggcAGCTGCTCGGGGTCCCCCTCCACAGCCCGGAGCAGGCGGGAGAAGAGGAAACTGCTTCTTCATTCAGGATGATGGCAGTGGGGAGGAGCTCAAGGCCCAGGGGGCTGCCCCCCCTGTACCTTCACCCCCTCCTTCGCCCGCACCCTCACCTGCCCCCTTGGAGCCATCGGGCAGAGTAGGAAGAGGGGAGACCTTGTTTGGAGGAGCTGCTGGGGCGAGTGAACTGGAGCCCTTCGGCCTTTCATCATTCCCTGACCTCATGGGAGAACTCATCAGTGACGAAGCTCCGAgtggccctgccccagccccccagctcTCTCCTGCTCTGAGCACCATCACAGACTTCTCCCCGGAGTGGTCCTACCCTGAG GGTGGGGTCAAGGTGCTCATCACAGGACCTTGGACAGAGGCCGCCGAGCATTACTCCTGTGTCTTCGATCACATCGCAGTGCCAGCCTCACTGGTCCAGCCTGGTGTCTTACGCTGCTACTGTCCCG CCCATGAGGTTGGGCTGGTGTCTTTGCAGGTGGCAGGGCGGGAGGGACCCctttctgcttctgtgctctttgagtaTCGAGCCCGCCGATTCCTGTCACTGCCTAGTACTCAGCTTGACTGGTTGTCACTGGACG ACAACCAGTTCCGGATGTCCATCCTGGAGCGACTGGAGCAGATGGAGAAGCGGATGGCAGAGATTGCAGCAGCTGGGCAGGCCCCCTACCAGGGTCCTGATGCCCCTCCAATTCAG GATGAaggccaggggcccgggttcgaggCACGGGTGGTAGTCTTGGTAGAGAGCATGATCCCACGTTCCATCTGGAGGGGTCCTGAACGTCTGGCCCATGGAAGCCCCTTCCGGGGCATGAGCCTGCTGCACCTGGCCGCTGCCCAGGGCTACGCCCGCCTCATCGAGACGCTGAGCCAGTGGCG GAGTGTGGAGACCGGAAGCTTGGACTTAGAGCAAGAGGTTGACCCACTCAACGTGGACCATTTCTCTTGCACTCCTCTG ATGTGGGCTTGTGCCCTGGGCCACCTGGAGGCTGCCGTGCTCCTTTTCCGTTGGAACAGACAGGCACTGAGCATTCCCGACTCTCTGGGCCGCCTGCCCCTGTCCGTGGCTCATTCCCGGGGTCACGTGCGCCTCGCCCGCTGCCTTGAGGAACTGCAGAGACAGGACGCTTCAGCTGAGCCCCCGCTTGCCCTGTCGCCACCCTCCTCCAGCCCAGACACTG GTCTGAGCAGCGTCTCCTCACCTTCGGAGCTATCGGATGGCACTTTCTCCGTCACATCAGCCTATTCAAGTGCACCGGATGGGAGTCCTCCCCCTGCTCCTCTGCCAACCTCTGAGATTACAATGGAGATGGTCCCAGGCCAGCTCTCCTCTGGTGCCCCAGAGGCCCCCCTACTCCTCATGGACTATGAAGCCACCAACCCAAAAGGGCCCCCACCCTCACCGCCTCCTCTCCCACGGGCCCCAGATGGTGGGGCTGCTCCAGAGGAAACTGACAGCCTACCAGCTGTGGATGTGATTCCG GTGGACATGATCTCACTGGCCAAGCAGATCATTGAAGCCACACCAGAGCGGATTAAACGGGAGGACTTTGTCGGGCTGCCTGAGGCCGGAGCCCCAATGCGGGAGCGGACAGGGGCCGTGGGGCTCAGCGAGACTATGTCCTGGTTGGCCAGCTACCTGGAGAATGTGGACCATTTCCCCAGCTCAGCCCCTCCCAG CGAACTGCCCTTTGAGCGGGGTCGCCTGGCTATGCCTCCAGCACCTTCCTGGGCAGAGTTTCTCTCTGCGTCCGCCAGTGGCAAGATGGAGAGTGATTTTGCCCTGCTGACCCTATCGGATCACGAGCAGCGGGAACTGTACGAGGCAGCCCGAGTCATCCAGACGGCCTTCCGGAAGTACAAG GGCCGGCGGCTGAAGGAGCAGCAGGAGGTAGCAGCAGCTGTGATCCAGCGCTGTTACCGGAAGTACAAGCAG CTGACCTGGATTGCACTTAAG TTTGCACTCTATAAGAAGATGACCCAGGCGGCCATCCTGATCCAGAGCAAGTTCCGAAGCTACTATGAACAGAAGCGGTTTCAGCAGAGCCGCCGGGCGGCGGTGCTCATCCAGCAGCACTACCGTTCCTACCGCCGCCGGCCTGGGCCTCCCCACCGGCCCACGGGCACCCTGCCTGCCCGCAACAA AGGCTCCTTTCTCACCAAGAAGCAGGACCAGGCAGCCCGGAAGATCATGAGATTCCTGCGGCGCTGCCGGCACAG GATGAGGGAACTGAAGCAGAACCAGGAGCTGGAAGGGCTTCCCCAGCCCGGACTGGCCACCTGA
- the CAMTA2 gene encoding calmodulin-binding transcription activator 2 isoform X10 translates to MFHGIKWSCGNGTEEFSVEQLVQQILDTHPTKPAPRTHACLCSGGLGSGSLTHKCSSTKHRIISPKVEPRALTLTSVPHPHPPEPPPLVAPLPPELPKAHTSPSSSSSSSSSSGFAEPLEIRPSPPTSRGGSSTGGTAILLLTGLEQRTGGLTPTRHLASQADPRPSMSLAVVVGSEPSAPPAPPSPAFDPDRFLNSPQRGQTYGGGQGVSPDFPETEAARTPCPALEPAAALEPQAAARGPPPQPGAGGRRGNCFFIQDDGSGEELKAQGAAPPVPSPPPSPAPSPAPLEPSGRVGRGETLFGGAAGASELEPFGLSSFPDLMGELISDEAPSGPAPAPQLSPALSTITDFSPEWSYPEGGVKVLITGPWTEAAEHYSCVFDHIAVPASLVQPGVLRCYCPAHEVGLVSLQVAGREGPLSASVLFEYRARRFLSLPSTQLDWLSLDDNQFRMSILERLEQMEKRMAEIAAAGQAPYQGPDAPPIQDEGQGPGFEARVVVLVESMIPRSIWRGPERLAHGSPFRGMSLLHLAAAQGYARLIETLSQWRSVETGSLDLEQEVDPLNVDHFSCTPLMWACALGHLEAAVLLFRWNRQALSIPDSLGRLPLSVAHSRGHVRLARCLEELQRQDASAEPPLALSPPSSSPDTGLSSVSSPSELSDGTFSVTSAYSSAPDGSPPPAPLPTSEITMEMVPGQLSSGAPEAPLLLMDYEATNPKGPPPSPPPLPRAPDGGAAPEETDSLPAVDVIPVDMISLAKQIIEATPERIKREDFVGLPEAGAPMRERTGAVGLSETMSWLASYLENVDHFPSSAPPSELPFERGRLAMPPAPSWAEFLSASASGKMESDFALLTLSDHEQRELYEAARVIQTAFRKYKGRRLKEQQEVAAAVIQRCYRKYKQFALYKKMTQAAILIQSKFRSYYEQKRFQQSRRAAVLIQQHYRSYRRRPGPPHRPTGTLPARNKGSFLTKKQDQAARKIMRFLRRCRHRMRELKQNQELEGLPQPGLAT, encoded by the exons ATGT TTCATGGCATCAAGTGGAGCTGTGGGAACGGGACAGAGGAGTTCTCTGTAGAGCAGCTGGTGCAGCAGATCCTGGACACCCACCCAACCAAGCCTGCACCCCGAActcatgcctgtctctgcagTGGGGGCCTTG GTTCTGGGAGCCTTACCCACAAATGCAGCAGCACGAAACACCGCATCATCTCTCCCAAAGTGGAGCCCCGAGCTTTAACCCTGACCTctgtcccccatccccacccccccgaaCCCCCTCCACTGGTAGCCCCACTTCCCCCAGAGCTCCCCAAGGCACATACCTCCccatcttcttcttcctcttcctcctcttcctccggCTTTGCGGAACCCCTAGAGATCAGACCTAGCCCTCCCACCTCCCGAGGGGGTTCTTCGACAGGAGGCACCGCTATCCTCCTCCTGACAGGACTGGAGCAGCGAACTGGGGGCTTGACGCCCACCAGGCACTTGGCTTCCCAGGCCGATCCTAGGCCTTCCATGAGCTTGGCTGTAGTCGTAGGCTCTGAGCCCTCTGCCCCGCCagctcctcccagccctgcctttgacCCGGATCGTTTTCTCAACAGCCCACAGAGGGGCCAGACATATGGAGGAGGGCAGGGGGTAAGCCCAGACTTCCCTGAGACAGAGGCCGCCCGTACCCCCTGTCCTGCCCTAGAGCCCGCggctgccctggagccccaggcAGCTGCTCGGGGTCCCCCTCCACAGCCCGGAGCAGGCGGGAGAAGAGGAAACTGCTTCTTCATTCAGGATGATGGCAGTGGGGAGGAGCTCAAGGCCCAGGGGGCTGCCCCCCCTGTACCTTCACCCCCTCCTTCGCCCGCACCCTCACCTGCCCCCTTGGAGCCATCGGGCAGAGTAGGAAGAGGGGAGACCTTGTTTGGAGGAGCTGCTGGGGCGAGTGAACTGGAGCCCTTCGGCCTTTCATCATTCCCTGACCTCATGGGAGAACTCATCAGTGACGAAGCTCCGAgtggccctgccccagccccccagctcTCTCCTGCTCTGAGCACCATCACAGACTTCTCCCCGGAGTGGTCCTACCCTGAG GGTGGGGTCAAGGTGCTCATCACAGGACCTTGGACAGAGGCCGCCGAGCATTACTCCTGTGTCTTCGATCACATCGCAGTGCCAGCCTCACTGGTCCAGCCTGGTGTCTTACGCTGCTACTGTCCCG CCCATGAGGTTGGGCTGGTGTCTTTGCAGGTGGCAGGGCGGGAGGGACCCctttctgcttctgtgctctttgagtaTCGAGCCCGCCGATTCCTGTCACTGCCTAGTACTCAGCTTGACTGGTTGTCACTGGACG ACAACCAGTTCCGGATGTCCATCCTGGAGCGACTGGAGCAGATGGAGAAGCGGATGGCAGAGATTGCAGCAGCTGGGCAGGCCCCCTACCAGGGTCCTGATGCCCCTCCAATTCAG GATGAaggccaggggcccgggttcgaggCACGGGTGGTAGTCTTGGTAGAGAGCATGATCCCACGTTCCATCTGGAGGGGTCCTGAACGTCTGGCCCATGGAAGCCCCTTCCGGGGCATGAGCCTGCTGCACCTGGCCGCTGCCCAGGGCTACGCCCGCCTCATCGAGACGCTGAGCCAGTGGCG GAGTGTGGAGACCGGAAGCTTGGACTTAGAGCAAGAGGTTGACCCACTCAACGTGGACCATTTCTCTTGCACTCCTCTG ATGTGGGCTTGTGCCCTGGGCCACCTGGAGGCTGCCGTGCTCCTTTTCCGTTGGAACAGACAGGCACTGAGCATTCCCGACTCTCTGGGCCGCCTGCCCCTGTCCGTGGCTCATTCCCGGGGTCACGTGCGCCTCGCCCGCTGCCTTGAGGAACTGCAGAGACAGGACGCTTCAGCTGAGCCCCCGCTTGCCCTGTCGCCACCCTCCTCCAGCCCAGACACTG GTCTGAGCAGCGTCTCCTCACCTTCGGAGCTATCGGATGGCACTTTCTCCGTCACATCAGCCTATTCAAGTGCACCGGATGGGAGTCCTCCCCCTGCTCCTCTGCCAACCTCTGAGATTACAATGGAGATGGTCCCAGGCCAGCTCTCCTCTGGTGCCCCAGAGGCCCCCCTACTCCTCATGGACTATGAAGCCACCAACCCAAAAGGGCCCCCACCCTCACCGCCTCCTCTCCCACGGGCCCCAGATGGTGGGGCTGCTCCAGAGGAAACTGACAGCCTACCAGCTGTGGATGTGATTCCG GTGGACATGATCTCACTGGCCAAGCAGATCATTGAAGCCACACCAGAGCGGATTAAACGGGAGGACTTTGTCGGGCTGCCTGAGGCCGGAGCCCCAATGCGGGAGCGGACAGGGGCCGTGGGGCTCAGCGAGACTATGTCCTGGTTGGCCAGCTACCTGGAGAATGTGGACCATTTCCCCAGCTCAGCCCCTCCCAG CGAACTGCCCTTTGAGCGGGGTCGCCTGGCTATGCCTCCAGCACCTTCCTGGGCAGAGTTTCTCTCTGCGTCCGCCAGTGGCAAGATGGAGAGTGATTTTGCCCTGCTGACCCTATCGGATCACGAGCAGCGGGAACTGTACGAGGCAGCCCGAGTCATCCAGACGGCCTTCCGGAAGTACAAG GGCCGGCGGCTGAAGGAGCAGCAGGAGGTAGCAGCAGCTGTGATCCAGCGCTGTTACCGGAAGTACAAGCAG TTTGCACTCTATAAGAAGATGACCCAGGCGGCCATCCTGATCCAGAGCAAGTTCCGAAGCTACTATGAACAGAAGCGGTTTCAGCAGAGCCGCCGGGCGGCGGTGCTCATCCAGCAGCACTACCGTTCCTACCGCCGCCGGCCTGGGCCTCCCCACCGGCCCACGGGCACCCTGCCTGCCCGCAACAA AGGCTCCTTTCTCACCAAGAAGCAGGACCAGGCAGCCCGGAAGATCATGAGATTCCTGCGGCGCTGCCGGCACAG GATGAGGGAACTGAAGCAGAACCAGGAGCTGGAAGGGCTTCCCCAGCCCGGACTGGCCACCTGA
- the CAMTA2 gene encoding calmodulin-binding transcription activator 2 isoform X4 has translation MNTKDTTEVAENSHHLKIFLPKKLLECLPRCALLPPERLRWNTNEEIASYLITFEKHDEWLSCAPKTRPQNGSIILYNRKKVKYRKDGYLWKKRKDGKTTREDHMKLKVQGMECLYGCYVHSSIVPTFHRRCYWLLQNPDIVLVHYLNVPALEDCGKGCSPIFCSISSDRREWLKWSREELLGQLKPMFHGIKWSCGNGTEEFSVEQLVQQILDTHPTKPAPRTHACLCSGGLGSGSLTHKCSSTKHRIISPKVEPRALTLTSVPHPHPPEPPPLVAPLPPELPKAHTSPSSSSSSSSSSGFAEPLEIRPSPPTSRGGSSTGGTAILLLTGLEQRTGGLTPTRHLASQADPRPSMSLAVVVGSEPSAPPAPPSPAFDPDRFLNSPQRGQTYGGGQGVSPDFPETEAARTPCPALEPAAALEPQAAARGPPPQPGAGGRRGNCFFIQDDGSGEELKAQGAAPPVPSPPPSPAPSPAPLEPSGRVGRGETLFGGAAGASELEPFGLSSFPDLMGELISDEAPSGPAPAPQLSPALSTITDFSPEWSYPEGGVKVLITGPWTEAAEHYSCVFDHIAVPASLVQPGVLRCYCPAHEVGLVSLQVAGREGPLSASVLFEYRARRFLSLPSTQLDWLSLDDNQFRMSILERLEQMEKRMAEIAAAGQAPYQGPDAPPIQDEGQGPGFEARVVVLVESMIPRSIWRGPERLAHGSPFRGMSLLHLAAAQGYARLIETLSQWRSVETGSLDLEQEVDPLNVDHFSCTPLMWACALGHLEAAVLLFRWNRQALSIPDSLGRLPLSVAHSRGHVRLARCLEELQRQDASAEPPLALSPPSSSPDTGLSSVSSPSELSDGTFSVTSAYSSAPDGSPPPAPLPTSEITMEMVPGQLSSGAPEAPLLLMDYEATNPKGPPPSPPPLPRAPDGGAAPEETDSLPAVDVIPVDMISLAKQIIEATPERIKREDFVGLPEAGAPMRERTGAVGLSETMSWLASYLENVDHFPSSAPPSELPFERGRLAMPPAPSWAEFLSASASGKMESDFALLTLSDHEQRELYEAARVIQTAFRKYKGRRLKEQQEVAAAVIQRCYRKYKQFALYKKMTQAAILIQSKFRSYYEQKRFQQSRRAAVLIQQHYRSYRRRPGPPHRPTGTLPARNKGSFLTKKQDQAARKIMRFLRRCRHRMRELKQNQELEGLPQPGLAT, from the exons ATGAATACCAAGGACACCACGGAGGTTGCTG AGAACAGCCACCACCTGAAGATCTTTCTACCCAAGAAGCTGCTGGAGTGTCTTCCTCGCTGTGCACTGCTGCCTCCAGAGCGGCTACGGTGGAATACAAATGAG GAGATTGCATCCTACTTGATCACCTTCGAGAAGCATGATGAGTGGCTATCCTGTGCGCCCAAGACAAG GCCTCAGAATGGCTCTATTATCCTCTACAACCGCAAGAAGGTGAAATACCGGAAGGATGGTTACCTCTGGAAGAAGCGGAAGGATGGCAAGACCACCCGAGAGGACCACATGAAGCTGAAGGTCCAGGGCATGGAG TGTCTCTATGGCTGCTACGTTCACTCTTCCATCGTCCCTACATTCCATCGGCGCTGCTACTGGCTGCTCCAG AACCCTGACATCGTCCTTGTGCACTACCTGAACGTCCCAGCCCTGGAGGATTGTGGAAAAGGCTGCAGCCCCATCTTTTGTTCCATCAGCAGCGACCGTCGAGAGTGGCTCAAGTGGTCCCGGGAGGAGCTGTTGGGACAGCTGAAGCCCATGT TTCATGGCATCAAGTGGAGCTGTGGGAACGGGACAGAGGAGTTCTCTGTAGAGCAGCTGGTGCAGCAGATCCTGGACACCCACCCAACCAAGCCTGCACCCCGAActcatgcctgtctctgcagTGGGGGCCTTG GTTCTGGGAGCCTTACCCACAAATGCAGCAGCACGAAACACCGCATCATCTCTCCCAAAGTGGAGCCCCGAGCTTTAACCCTGACCTctgtcccccatccccacccccccgaaCCCCCTCCACTGGTAGCCCCACTTCCCCCAGAGCTCCCCAAGGCACATACCTCCccatcttcttcttcctcttcctcctcttcctccggCTTTGCGGAACCCCTAGAGATCAGACCTAGCCCTCCCACCTCCCGAGGGGGTTCTTCGACAGGAGGCACCGCTATCCTCCTCCTGACAGGACTGGAGCAGCGAACTGGGGGCTTGACGCCCACCAGGCACTTGGCTTCCCAGGCCGATCCTAGGCCTTCCATGAGCTTGGCTGTAGTCGTAGGCTCTGAGCCCTCTGCCCCGCCagctcctcccagccctgcctttgacCCGGATCGTTTTCTCAACAGCCCACAGAGGGGCCAGACATATGGAGGAGGGCAGGGGGTAAGCCCAGACTTCCCTGAGACAGAGGCCGCCCGTACCCCCTGTCCTGCCCTAGAGCCCGCggctgccctggagccccaggcAGCTGCTCGGGGTCCCCCTCCACAGCCCGGAGCAGGCGGGAGAAGAGGAAACTGCTTCTTCATTCAGGATGATGGCAGTGGGGAGGAGCTCAAGGCCCAGGGGGCTGCCCCCCCTGTACCTTCACCCCCTCCTTCGCCCGCACCCTCACCTGCCCCCTTGGAGCCATCGGGCAGAGTAGGAAGAGGGGAGACCTTGTTTGGAGGAGCTGCTGGGGCGAGTGAACTGGAGCCCTTCGGCCTTTCATCATTCCCTGACCTCATGGGAGAACTCATCAGTGACGAAGCTCCGAgtggccctgccccagccccccagctcTCTCCTGCTCTGAGCACCATCACAGACTTCTCCCCGGAGTGGTCCTACCCTGAG GGTGGGGTCAAGGTGCTCATCACAGGACCTTGGACAGAGGCCGCCGAGCATTACTCCTGTGTCTTCGATCACATCGCAGTGCCAGCCTCACTGGTCCAGCCTGGTGTCTTACGCTGCTACTGTCCCG CCCATGAGGTTGGGCTGGTGTCTTTGCAGGTGGCAGGGCGGGAGGGACCCctttctgcttctgtgctctttgagtaTCGAGCCCGCCGATTCCTGTCACTGCCTAGTACTCAGCTTGACTGGTTGTCACTGGACG ACAACCAGTTCCGGATGTCCATCCTGGAGCGACTGGAGCAGATGGAGAAGCGGATGGCAGAGATTGCAGCAGCTGGGCAGGCCCCCTACCAGGGTCCTGATGCCCCTCCAATTCAG GATGAaggccaggggcccgggttcgaggCACGGGTGGTAGTCTTGGTAGAGAGCATGATCCCACGTTCCATCTGGAGGGGTCCTGAACGTCTGGCCCATGGAAGCCCCTTCCGGGGCATGAGCCTGCTGCACCTGGCCGCTGCCCAGGGCTACGCCCGCCTCATCGAGACGCTGAGCCAGTGGCG GAGTGTGGAGACCGGAAGCTTGGACTTAGAGCAAGAGGTTGACCCACTCAACGTGGACCATTTCTCTTGCACTCCTCTG ATGTGGGCTTGTGCCCTGGGCCACCTGGAGGCTGCCGTGCTCCTTTTCCGTTGGAACAGACAGGCACTGAGCATTCCCGACTCTCTGGGCCGCCTGCCCCTGTCCGTGGCTCATTCCCGGGGTCACGTGCGCCTCGCCCGCTGCCTTGAGGAACTGCAGAGACAGGACGCTTCAGCTGAGCCCCCGCTTGCCCTGTCGCCACCCTCCTCCAGCCCAGACACTG GTCTGAGCAGCGTCTCCTCACCTTCGGAGCTATCGGATGGCACTTTCTCCGTCACATCAGCCTATTCAAGTGCACCGGATGGGAGTCCTCCCCCTGCTCCTCTGCCAACCTCTGAGATTACAATGGAGATGGTCCCAGGCCAGCTCTCCTCTGGTGCCCCAGAGGCCCCCCTACTCCTCATGGACTATGAAGCCACCAACCCAAAAGGGCCCCCACCCTCACCGCCTCCTCTCCCACGGGCCCCAGATGGTGGGGCTGCTCCAGAGGAAACTGACAGCCTACCAGCTGTGGATGTGATTCCG GTGGACATGATCTCACTGGCCAAGCAGATCATTGAAGCCACACCAGAGCGGATTAAACGGGAGGACTTTGTCGGGCTGCCTGAGGCCGGAGCCCCAATGCGGGAGCGGACAGGGGCCGTGGGGCTCAGCGAGACTATGTCCTGGTTGGCCAGCTACCTGGAGAATGTGGACCATTTCCCCAGCTCAGCCCCTCCCAG CGAACTGCCCTTTGAGCGGGGTCGCCTGGCTATGCCTCCAGCACCTTCCTGGGCAGAGTTTCTCTCTGCGTCCGCCAGTGGCAAGATGGAGAGTGATTTTGCCCTGCTGACCCTATCGGATCACGAGCAGCGGGAACTGTACGAGGCAGCCCGAGTCATCCAGACGGCCTTCCGGAAGTACAAG GGCCGGCGGCTGAAGGAGCAGCAGGAGGTAGCAGCAGCTGTGATCCAGCGCTGTTACCGGAAGTACAAGCAG TTTGCACTCTATAAGAAGATGACCCAGGCGGCCATCCTGATCCAGAGCAAGTTCCGAAGCTACTATGAACAGAAGCGGTTTCAGCAGAGCCGCCGGGCGGCGGTGCTCATCCAGCAGCACTACCGTTCCTACCGCCGCCGGCCTGGGCCTCCCCACCGGCCCACGGGCACCCTGCCTGCCCGCAACAA AGGCTCCTTTCTCACCAAGAAGCAGGACCAGGCAGCCCGGAAGATCATGAGATTCCTGCGGCGCTGCCGGCACAG GATGAGGGAACTGAAGCAGAACCAGGAGCTGGAAGGGCTTCCCCAGCCCGGACTGGCCACCTGA